A genomic segment from Deltaproteobacteria bacterium encodes:
- a CDS encoding Hsp20/alpha crystallin family protein, protein MDYIKIRFDSDLDAMDPDGRSRVDALFNMVSPSFRRSRRAWSPPVDVYETPEDILVVAELAGVNDDDIRIEVGHRNLKIYGIRRPGLSGRDMRYRMAEISYGYFERSLALPLNIDRDQVEATYTNGILQVRIRKTSHDVIHKIRIRGG, encoded by the coding sequence ATGGATTATATAAAAATACGGTTCGATAGTGACCTAGATGCAATGGACCCGGACGGCAGGAGCCGGGTCGACGCCCTCTTTAACATGGTCAGCCCTTCCTTTCGGCGAAGCCGCCGCGCCTGGAGCCCCCCGGTCGATGTCTATGAGACGCCGGAGGACATTCTGGTGGTGGCGGAGCTCGCCGGCGTGAATGATGACGATATCCGTATCGAGGTGGGCCACCGGAACCTGAAGATATACGGGATACGGCGGCCGGGGTTGTCAGGGCGGGATATGCGCTATCGAATGGCCGAAATATCATACGGATACTTTGAGCGGTCCCTTGCTCTTCCTCTGAATATAGACAGGGACCAGGTGGAAGCCACTTACACGAACGGCATTCTTCAAGTGAGGATCAGGAAAACCTCCCACGATGTCATCCACAAGATACGCATCCGCGGCGGGTGA
- the lon gene encoding endopeptidase La, whose protein sequence is MDQKTHDLRDIRIPDVIPIVPIFNGVVYPTMTFPLEVSSTQSVAVIDDAMAADRLVGLVTSRKGPPEATPEDLYTVGTTAVILKMAKPDDEKAQLLMQGVGRFRIVEFVGSTPYIRARIEAAEDTGVKDIESEALMANLVKLFDRIVQLSPFLPKEFSFIAKSIQEPGVLGDMVASIINTSVEEKQEILETLDVTERLKKVTRLVNHQVEVLELGNKIQSQVKDDMDKSQREYFLRQQLKAIREELGEGDETKVEIDEYRAKIEEKELPAEARKEAEREVQRLARMHPSSAEYTVASTYLDWILALPWNESTRDNLDITAARKVLDEDHYGLEKPKRRIIEYLAVRKLKPDSRGPILCFAGPPGTGKTSLGHSIARALGRKFIRMSLGGVRDEAEIRGHRRTYIGALPGRIIQGIRRAESNNPVFMLDEIDKVGSDFRGDPSSALLEVLDPEQNFSFMDHYLDLSFDLSRVMFITTANILDTIPPALRDRLEVIELPGYTMDEKVKIAERYLIPRQREENGLKKGQVTITRGALKQIISGYTREAGVRNLEREIATVCRGVASRIAGGEIRSQSVTRERLHPYLGPIRFTSEVDTRITKPGVATGLAWTPVGGELLFVEATAMSGKKSLTLTGQLGEVMKESASAALSFIRANARKLGISENFFDEQDIHIHVPAGAIPKDGPSAGVTMLTALASLLTNRKVRKSLAMTGEITLRGLVLPVGGIKEKVLAAHRAGIKKIILPEWNRKDLEDVPEKVRNDIEFIFVDEMFEVLNAALS, encoded by the coding sequence ATGGATCAGAAAACCCATGATTTGAGAGATATCAGGATTCCCGATGTCATTCCCATCGTCCCCATTTTCAATGGCGTGGTATATCCGACCATGACCTTTCCCCTTGAGGTGTCGAGCACCCAGTCCGTCGCCGTCATCGACGACGCCATGGCGGCGGACCGCCTTGTCGGTCTGGTGACCTCCCGGAAGGGTCCACCCGAGGCGACGCCGGAAGACCTGTACACGGTGGGAACGACCGCGGTGATCCTGAAAATGGCAAAACCCGATGACGAGAAAGCTCAGCTCCTGATGCAGGGCGTGGGTCGTTTCAGGATCGTGGAGTTTGTCGGCAGCACGCCCTATATCCGGGCCCGGATAGAGGCTGCGGAAGATACGGGGGTCAAGGATATCGAGTCGGAAGCCCTGATGGCGAACCTCGTGAAATTATTCGACCGGATCGTACAATTATCGCCCTTTCTCCCGAAGGAGTTCAGTTTTATAGCCAAATCCATACAGGAGCCGGGTGTTCTGGGCGACATGGTGGCGTCCATCATCAACACATCGGTGGAGGAGAAGCAGGAGATCCTCGAAACGCTCGATGTCACGGAACGGCTCAAGAAAGTGACACGGCTCGTGAACCACCAGGTGGAGGTCCTTGAACTGGGAAACAAGATACAGTCCCAGGTCAAGGACGATATGGACAAGAGCCAGCGGGAATATTTCCTGCGCCAGCAGCTCAAGGCCATCAGGGAGGAACTCGGAGAAGGTGATGAAACGAAGGTCGAGATCGATGAATACCGGGCGAAGATAGAGGAAAAAGAACTTCCCGCGGAAGCGCGGAAAGAGGCGGAACGTGAGGTTCAGCGTCTTGCCCGGATGCACCCGTCATCGGCGGAATATACCGTCGCCTCGACCTATCTCGACTGGATCCTGGCCCTCCCCTGGAATGAAAGCACCAGGGACAACCTTGACATCACCGCCGCCCGCAAGGTCCTTGACGAAGACCATTACGGCCTCGAAAAGCCCAAACGGCGGATTATCGAATACCTTGCCGTCAGAAAACTGAAACCCGACTCACGGGGGCCTATCCTCTGTTTCGCCGGCCCGCCCGGGACGGGGAAGACATCCCTGGGACATTCGATCGCCCGGGCGCTGGGACGAAAGTTCATCCGGATGTCGCTGGGCGGTGTCCGTGATGAGGCTGAGATCCGCGGGCACCGGCGCACTTACATTGGCGCCCTGCCGGGACGCATCATTCAGGGTATTCGGAGGGCCGAATCGAACAACCCCGTCTTCATGCTCGATGAAATAGACAAGGTGGGGAGCGACTTCAGAGGCGACCCCTCGTCGGCCCTTCTCGAAGTGCTTGATCCCGAGCAGAACTTTTCCTTCATGGACCACTATCTCGATCTTTCCTTTGATCTTTCCCGGGTCATGTTCATCACCACGGCGAACATCCTCGACACCATTCCTCCGGCGCTCCGGGACCGGCTGGAAGTCATTGAACTGCCGGGATACACCATGGATGAAAAGGTGAAGATAGCTGAACGATACCTGATCCCCCGGCAGCGCGAGGAGAACGGTCTCAAGAAGGGGCAGGTCACCATAACCAGGGGGGCATTGAAACAGATCATTTCCGGGTACACCCGGGAGGCGGGTGTGCGCAACCTCGAGCGTGAGATCGCCACCGTGTGCCGCGGTGTGGCGAGCCGCATCGCCGGGGGAGAGATACGGTCCCAGTCGGTCACCAGGGAACGGCTGCACCCCTATCTGGGTCCGATCCGATTCACCTCGGAGGTGGATACAAGGATCACCAAACCCGGTGTCGCCACGGGCCTTGCCTGGACGCCGGTGGGCGGGGAACTGCTCTTCGTTGAAGCGACGGCCATGTCCGGAAAGAAGAGTCTTACCCTGACGGGGCAGCTTGGTGAGGTCATGAAGGAATCGGCATCGGCAGCGCTGAGCTTCATACGGGCGAACGCCCGGAAATTGGGGATATCGGAGAATTTTTTCGACGAACAGGATATTCATATACATGTACCCGCCGGCGCCATTCCCAAAGACGGTCCTTCGGCGGGGGTCACGATGCTGACGGCCCTGGCGTCGCTCCTGACGAACAGAAAGGTCAGGAAAAGCCTTGCCATGACCGGAGAGATAACCCTGCGCGGGCTGGTTCTTCCCGTCGGCGGTATCAAGGAGAAGGTCCTCGCCGCCCACCGTGCCGGTATCAAGAAGATAATCCTG
- a CDS encoding NTP transferase domain-containing protein, with the protein MGSPVDTVATIILAAGKGTRMNSDLAKVLHSLRGRPLITYSVDLARQIGSEVIVVVIGHQADDVREAVRGEELVFAVQVPQLGTAHAVLQARGALEHFEGTTVILCGDVPLLQSEAVGRLLKEHHARRATLTVLTALLEDPGNYGRVVRDRHNLVARIVEARDADEEEKKIREINTGIYCVDNRFLFDAVKRIRNDNAQKEYYLTDMFEIARSEGRRTAAVITDEPQEAMGINTVEELRRAGEILEERVGKI; encoded by the coding sequence ATGGGTTCACCTGTTGATACAGTGGCAACCATCATCCTCGCTGCAGGAAAAGGCACCCGAATGAATTCCGATCTGGCGAAGGTGCTCCATTCCCTTCGTGGAAGACCGCTTATCACCTATTCCGTGGACCTGGCGCGGCAGATCGGCTCGGAAGTCATAGTGGTCGTCATTGGACATCAGGCGGACGACGTGCGGGAAGCCGTGCGGGGTGAAGAGCTCGTCTTCGCAGTCCAGGTCCCGCAGCTGGGAACGGCCCATGCCGTTCTGCAGGCGAGAGGCGCCCTGGAGCATTTTGAAGGAACCACGGTCATTCTCTGCGGGGACGTTCCGCTTCTCCAGTCGGAAGCGGTCGGGCGCCTTTTGAAGGAACATCACGCCCGCCGAGCTACCCTAACGGTACTGACAGCGCTTCTCGAAGATCCCGGCAATTACGGCAGGGTGGTCAGAGACCGGCACAACCTGGTTGCCCGGATCGTCGAGGCCCGCGACGCCGACGAAGAGGAGAAAAAGATCAGAGAAATAAACACGGGTATCTATTGTGTCGACAACCGGTTCCTCTTTGATGCCGTGAAACGGATCAGAAACGACAACGCCCAGAAAGAGTACTATCTGACTGACATGTTCGAGATCGCCCGGAGCGAAGGCCGCCGGACCGCGGCGGTCATCACCGACGAGCCGCAGGAGGCAATGGGCATCAACACCGTCGAAGAACTGCGCCGGGCGGGGGAAATACTGGAAGAGAGAGTCGGAAAAATTTGA
- a CDS encoding HlyC/CorC family transporter, protein MFNILSFLTILFFLLLEGLFSGGEIALVAADINKIRHKANAGSRSAALALRLLMKPEWFLATTLTGTNLSAITNTALATALFISMFGVERGELISITVMIPLILIMGEVIPKSLFQRHAEFVALRISWFLWITSWLFYPVVFILSKLSRGAVTLFSEGGSSIYPSYITKGGLEHLLKDGGDQGDIMQSEKEMIQRIFDFSDATVEEIMVPLSNVTALPANTPLREATRVAAEKGFSRIPVYQDKIFNIIGILHSFDLLKVFYEKDSRAFSHDPDKGSLVEACTKQDVLFVPESKLAGDLFLELQNRGEHMAVVVDEYGGAVGIITVEDILEEIVGEIEDGYGDEEPPQYRKAGPGKYIFNAQTKIETLRELIPHMIPAGEYETLGGFLLHRMGRIPVRSEIYRDGQMLFVVEDADARTIKEVLIVLPPGMELAERD, encoded by the coding sequence ATGTTTAATATTCTGTCCTTTCTGACCATTCTCTTCTTCCTTCTTCTTGAAGGGCTGTTTTCGGGTGGTGAAATAGCCCTGGTGGCCGCCGACATCAACAAGATCCGGCACAAGGCGAATGCCGGTTCGCGTTCAGCCGCCCTGGCCCTGCGACTCCTGATGAAACCCGAGTGGTTCCTCGCCACAACGCTGACAGGAACAAACCTTTCCGCCATCACCAACACGGCCCTGGCGACGGCCCTTTTCATCTCCATGTTCGGCGTCGAACGGGGTGAACTGATATCGATCACCGTCATGATCCCCCTTATCCTGATCATGGGTGAGGTCATCCCGAAAAGCCTCTTCCAGCGGCATGCCGAATTCGTCGCCCTCCGGATATCGTGGTTTCTCTGGATCACCTCGTGGCTGTTCTACCCTGTCGTGTTCATTCTTTCAAAGCTCTCGCGGGGGGCCGTCACGCTCTTCTCGGAGGGCGGGAGCAGCATCTACCCCTCATACATCACCAAAGGAGGACTTGAACACCTTCTCAAGGACGGTGGGGACCAGGGAGATATCATGCAGTCGGAAAAAGAGATGATCCAGCGGATCTTCGATTTCTCCGACGCAACGGTGGAAGAGATCATGGTCCCCCTGTCGAATGTCACGGCACTGCCGGCGAACACGCCGCTGCGGGAAGCCACCAGGGTCGCGGCGGAGAAGGGGTTTTCTCGCATTCCCGTTTACCAGGATAAGATCTTCAACATTATCGGGATACTCCACTCCTTTGACCTTCTGAAAGTATTTTACGAAAAAGACTCCCGGGCCTTCTCACACGACCCCGACAAAGGAAGCCTCGTGGAGGCCTGTACAAAGCAGGATGTGCTTTTCGTTCCGGAATCGAAACTGGCGGGTGATCTGTTCCTCGAACTTCAGAACCGGGGCGAGCACATGGCCGTCGTCGTCGATGAATACGGCGGCGCCGTGGGGATCATTACCGTGGAGGACATTCTGGAAGAAATCGTCGGTGAGATAGAGGACGGGTACGGTGACGAGGAACCGCCGCAATACCGGAAAGCGGGGCCGGGTAAATACATCTTCAACGCCCAGACAAAGATAGAGACACTCAGAGAGCTTATCCCCCATATGATCCCCGCGGGAGAGTATGAAACACTGGGCGGCTTCCTTCTGCACCGGATGGGCCGGATACCCGTTCGAAGCGAGATATACCGGGACGGACAGATGCTCTTCGTCGTGGAAGATGCCGATGCGCGGACGATCAAGGAGGTACTCATCGTCCTGCCTCCCGGCATGGAGCTGGCTGAACGGGATTGA
- a CDS encoding HlyC/CorC family transporter, whose translation MDYAIAYKFGLLALLLAFSGFFSGSEASFFSLTALHLHKMKEARYPFAKAVQGLLLFPRRLLITILVGNESVNVAITALTTSVFIYFLGTEGKWGAIAATTIAVVIFGEAIPKTFAVTHPMNFSNAASLPLILFSRLFYPLTRLLEKIADLFIDASGRKRPEAGAVLTEDDFKTLVDAGHQEGALEKSQKELIHRVFDLADITVEEVMTPRVDMFCLPLSMNVREMEHRIMEARHSRVPVYGSDRDDIIGILHAKHLLAELAAGRKKFNIKGLLKKPYYVPLEKEAHGMLGEFKLRHLQMAIAVDEYGGVAGLVTLTDILESLVGELRDGRFKQEDVTLIGKDLYRVSGMMDLEAFNEYFGITTVSPEEFDTVGGFILHLFGELPAKGASVAFDGYVFTAETVKKARIVTIQVARKEEDGNV comes from the coding sequence TTGGACTACGCAATAGCCTATAAATTCGGCCTGTTGGCTCTTCTGCTGGCATTTTCAGGGTTTTTCTCGGGATCAGAGGCATCATTCTTTTCCCTGACGGCGCTTCATCTTCACAAAATGAAGGAAGCGCGGTACCCCTTTGCGAAAGCCGTCCAGGGCCTGCTTCTCTTTCCTCGGCGGCTTCTGATAACCATCCTGGTGGGCAATGAATCGGTCAACGTGGCCATCACGGCCCTGACAACATCGGTCTTCATCTATTTTCTGGGAACCGAAGGGAAATGGGGAGCGATCGCGGCGACAACCATTGCGGTCGTCATCTTCGGTGAGGCGATACCGAAAACCTTCGCCGTCACGCATCCAATGAATTTCTCCAATGCCGCCTCATTGCCCCTCATCCTGTTCTCGCGATTGTTCTATCCCCTGACAAGACTGCTGGAAAAAATTGCGGACCTCTTCATCGACGCCTCAGGGAGAAAGAGACCCGAAGCAGGAGCGGTATTGACGGAAGATGATTTCAAGACCCTCGTTGATGCGGGGCACCAGGAGGGAGCGCTCGAAAAATCACAGAAGGAACTGATCCACCGGGTCTTTGATCTTGCCGATATCACCGTGGAAGAGGTCATGACACCGCGTGTGGACATGTTCTGCCTTCCTCTTTCCATGAACGTCCGCGAAATGGAACACCGGATAATGGAGGCTCGGCATTCCCGCGTACCCGTTTACGGAAGCGACAGGGATGACATCATCGGCATTCTCCACGCAAAACATCTCCTGGCGGAGCTGGCCGCGGGCAGGAAAAAGTTCAACATAAAGGGGCTTCTCAAAAAGCCCTACTATGTCCCCCTGGAAAAGGAAGCCCACGGCATGCTGGGTGAATTCAAGCTCCGCCACCTTCAGATGGCGATCGCCGTCGACGAGTACGGGGGTGTGGCCGGCCTCGTCACCCTGACAGACATACTCGAAAGCCTTGTCGGAGAGCTTCGGGATGGTCGCTTCAAGCAGGAAGACGTCACGCTGATCGGTAAAGATCTTTACCGCGTCTCAGGAATGATGGATCTTGAAGCCTTCAACGAGTATTTCGGCATCACTACCGTCTCCCCTGAGGAATTCGATACCGTGGGAGGGTTTATTCTTCACCTCTTCGGCGAATTGCCGGCGAAGGGGGCGTCCGTCGCGTTCGACGGGTACGTTTTCACTGCCGAGACCGTCAAAAAGGCCCGCATCGTGACCATCCAGGTGGCCCGGAAAGAGGAGGACGGTAATGTTTAA
- the ppsA gene encoding phosphoenolpyruvate synthase, whose product MKSDKLVLWFDELELDDIPQVGGKNASLGEMRRGLTSKGVMIPDGFAVTAHAYRYLLQSAGIDDEIKNILSDLDTHDFHNLSERGEKVRSLIYNASLPEDLHAEIVAAYEKLCDEYGQDTDVAVRSSATAEDLPDASFAGQQETYLNIRGVDAVIDACRKCFASLFTNRAISYRVDKGFDHFSIALSIGVQKMVRSDLASSGVIFSIDTESGFRDAILITGSYGLGEMVVQGTVNPDEFYVFKPTLADGFKPILQKKLGSKERKMIYADSGEETTTIVPVSEEQRKRFCVTEEEILTLARWTKIIEDHYSVKAGFFKPMDIEWGKDGKTGELFILQARPETVQSQRDMNVLETYELLEKKDPLVTGTAVGSKIGSGPVNIIESVKQIKDFKKGEVLVTDMTDPDWEPIMKIAGAIVTNKGGRTCHAAIVSRELGVPCIVGTGDGTEKIKGSTEVTVSCAEGELGAVYEGILKYDVRRINLTDMERPKTQIMMNVGNPENAFALAAIPNDGVGLARLEFIINNYIRIHPMALIQFEKVTDSDVRKEIETLTQGYDNMSDFFVDMLAQGVAKIGAAFYPNDVIVRMSDFKSNEYANLIGGKYFEEDEENPMIGFRGASRYYDDRYRDGFVLECEAMKKVRNEMGLTNVKLMIPFCRTVQEGKRVIQVMADNGLVRGENGLELYMMVEIPSNVVLIEEFGKIFDGFSIGSNDLTQLTLGLDRDSFMVAHIFDERNAAVMDLVEQAITKARKMGRKIGICGQAPSDYPEFARFLVECGISSISLNSDTVMKTTLDILELEKSLGK is encoded by the coding sequence ATGAAAAGCGACAAGTTAGTGTTATGGTTCGATGAACTTGAACTTGATGACATTCCGCAAGTCGGGGGGAAAAACGCTTCTCTCGGAGAAATGAGGCGCGGACTCACCTCGAAAGGCGTCATGATCCCCGATGGTTTCGCCGTTACCGCCCATGCCTATCGCTACCTGCTCCAATCAGCCGGAATCGATGATGAAATCAAGAATATCCTGTCAGACCTTGATACCCATGATTTCCACAACCTCAGCGAGAGGGGGGAAAAGGTACGCTCCCTCATCTACAACGCCTCCCTGCCGGAAGACCTGCATGCCGAGATCGTCGCGGCCTACGAAAAGCTCTGCGACGAATACGGGCAGGACACCGACGTGGCCGTCAGAAGTTCGGCGACGGCGGAAGACCTTCCGGACGCAAGTTTCGCCGGACAGCAGGAGACGTACCTGAACATCAGGGGCGTTGACGCCGTTATTGACGCCTGCCGGAAATGCTTCGCCTCCCTTTTCACGAACCGGGCTATTTCCTACCGGGTGGACAAGGGCTTCGATCATTTCTCCATCGCCCTCTCCATAGGCGTTCAGAAGATGGTCCGCTCCGACCTCGCGTCCTCGGGAGTCATTTTCTCGATCGATACCGAGTCGGGATTCAGGGATGCCATCCTGATAACCGGTTCATACGGCCTCGGCGAGATGGTCGTGCAGGGTACGGTCAACCCCGATGAGTTTTACGTTTTTAAACCCACCCTGGCCGACGGGTTCAAACCGATCCTTCAGAAAAAACTGGGCTCCAAAGAACGGAAAATGATCTATGCCGACAGCGGTGAGGAAACGACCACGATCGTTCCCGTCTCTGAAGAGCAGAGAAAACGTTTCTGCGTCACCGAAGAGGAGATCCTGACCCTGGCGCGATGGACGAAGATAATCGAGGATCACTATTCGGTCAAGGCCGGTTTTTTCAAACCCATGGATATTGAATGGGGGAAGGACGGAAAAACGGGGGAACTGTTCATTCTCCAAGCGCGGCCTGAGACGGTTCAGTCCCAGCGGGACATGAACGTCCTTGAAACCTATGAACTGCTGGAGAAAAAAGACCCCCTCGTGACGGGCACCGCCGTGGGCTCGAAGATCGGTTCCGGCCCCGTCAATATCATAGAAAGCGTCAAGCAGATCAAGGACTTCAAGAAGGGCGAGGTGCTGGTTACGGATATGACCGACCCTGACTGGGAGCCCATCATGAAGATAGCCGGCGCCATCGTAACGAACAAGGGCGGTAGGACCTGTCACGCGGCCATCGTGAGCCGCGAACTCGGCGTGCCCTGTATCGTCGGCACCGGTGACGGCACCGAAAAGATCAAGGGATCAACGGAGGTGACCGTCTCCTGCGCCGAGGGGGAACTCGGCGCCGTCTATGAAGGGATACTGAAATACGATGTGCGGAGGATCAACCTGACGGATATGGAGCGTCCAAAAACGCAGATCATGATGAACGTCGGAAATCCGGAAAACGCCTTTGCCCTCGCCGCGATACCCAATGACGGCGTCGGTCTCGCCCGCCTGGAATTCATCATCAACAACTACATCCGCATCCACCCCATGGCGCTCATACAGTTCGAAAAGGTCACGGACAGCGATGTCAGAAAGGAGATCGAGACCCTCACCCAGGGATATGACAACATGTCGGATTTCTTTGTCGATATGCTTGCCCAGGGTGTCGCGAAGATCGGCGCGGCCTTCTACCCCAACGATGTCATCGTCAGGATGAGCGACTTCAAGAGCAACGAGTACGCGAACCTTATCGGCGGAAAGTACTTCGAGGAAGATGAAGAAAACCCCATGATCGGCTTCAGGGGCGCGTCGCGTTACTATGACGACCGGTACCGTGACGGGTTCGTCCTTGAATGCGAAGCCATGAAAAAGGTCCGCAACGAGATGGGACTGACCAACGTCAAACTGATGATCCCCTTCTGCCGGACCGTGCAAGAGGGGAAACGGGTCATCCAGGTCATGGCCGACAATGGACTCGTCAGGGGCGAGAACGGCCTGGAACTTTACATGATGGTGGAGATCCCGAGCAATGTCGTCCTCATAGAGGAATTCGGCAAGATATTCGACGGGTTCTCCATCGGCTCCAACGACCTGACCCAGCTTACCCTGGGTCTTGACCGGGATTCCTTCATGGTCGCCCATATCTTCGACGAGCGGAACGCGGCCGTCATGGACCTTGTGGAGCAGGCCATCACCAAGGCCAGAAAG